A region of Neochlamydia sp. S13 DNA encodes the following proteins:
- a CDS encoding bifunctional riboflavin kinase/FAD synthetase, producing MKLIRELPATPLFSTSSILTLGNFDGMHIGHQTLIKKVVETAKSQHKASVVLSFENHPSEVLYPDRPLNKICTNEHKIQLIKNMGVDLLILLKFTKELSEQSAEQFIHHLQALLPFSHLILGWDATLGKDRKGNKETIKGIAEREHFSVEYIEQQTVDEVTVSSSLIRKSIQEGRLETAQKLLGRPYSVLSTVYRGLGKGKQLDCPTANLDVKSLCIPPLGVYAINIFVDQQLFKGVANLGIAPTVREDKVPLLEAHIFDYEANLYGKTIEVILTSYLRPEKKFASLEELKLQIQQDILKARSLG from the coding sequence ATGAAACTCATTCGCGAACTTCCAGCTACGCCGCTTTTTTCTACCTCTTCTATTCTTACTCTAGGCAATTTTGATGGCATGCACATTGGGCATCAAACCCTCATCAAAAAAGTAGTAGAAACTGCTAAAAGCCAACACAAGGCCAGCGTAGTTTTATCCTTTGAGAATCATCCTTCCGAAGTCCTTTATCCTGATAGGCCGCTAAATAAAATCTGCACTAATGAACATAAAATTCAGCTGATCAAAAATATGGGTGTAGATTTATTAATCTTGCTTAAATTTACTAAAGAATTGTCTGAGCAGAGTGCTGAGCAATTTATTCATCATTTGCAAGCTCTCCTCCCCTTTTCTCATCTTATCCTTGGATGGGACGCTACGTTAGGTAAAGATAGAAAAGGCAATAAAGAAACCATTAAAGGTATTGCAGAAAGAGAACATTTTAGTGTGGAATACATCGAACAGCAAACTGTCGACGAAGTTACTGTTTCTAGCTCCCTGATTCGTAAATCCATTCAAGAAGGGCGATTAGAGACCGCCCAGAAGCTCCTAGGACGCCCTTATAGTGTCTTATCTACCGTTTATAGAGGCCTAGGAAAAGGAAAACAGCTAGACTGCCCTACAGCCAATTTGGACGTCAAAAGTTTGTGTATTCCTCCTTTAGGAGTCTATGCTATTAATATCTTTGTTGATCAGCAGCTGTTTAAAGGCGTGGCGAATCTAGGGATAGCACCCACCGTCCGTGAAGATAAAGTCCCTCTTTTAGAAGCTCATATTTTTGATTATGAGGCTAATCTGTATGGTAAAACTATCGAAGTTATTCTTACTTCTTATTTAAGGCCTGAAAAAAAGTTTGCTAGCCTTGAAGAATTAAAGCTACAAATTCAACAAGACATCTTAAAAGCTAGATCTCTTGGTTAA
- the rbfA gene encoding 30S ribosome-binding factor RbfA, protein MAKQRTDRLNSLLKEVISDVIRKDVRNPHVNELMTVTRVEITKDLHHAKVFVSVIGNQEEKDQTIHALETAAGFVAVTASKKVVMRYFPELHFKLDDSVDKHMRIEQLLEKISSERESRGND, encoded by the coding sequence ATGGCAAAACAACGCACGGATAGACTGAATTCCCTACTTAAAGAAGTTATCTCAGATGTTATTCGTAAAGACGTGCGCAACCCGCACGTCAATGAGCTTATGACGGTCACAAGGGTAGAGATTACTAAAGACTTACACCATGCCAAAGTATTTGTCAGCGTGATTGGCAATCAAGAGGAAAAAGACCAGACTATCCATGCTCTTGAAACAGCAGCAGGGTTTGTCGCGGTCACCGCCTCAAAAAAAGTGGTCATGCGTTATTTTCCAGAGCTTCACTTTAAGCTTGATGATAGCGTAGATAAGCATATGCGTATCGAGCAGCTCCTCGAAAAAATTAGTAGCGAGCGTGAGTCGCGAGGCAATGATTAA
- the truB gene encoding tRNA pseudouridine(55) synthase TruB has product MINRSADSITPDPQGILLIDKPIGKTSFSLVAALRRILGVRKIGHAGTLDPFATGVMVLLIGRNMTKLSDRFLCEDKEYLAQVHLGEATDTYDCEGTITFQSPLVPTPSEIKAIIQEFQGEIQQIPPMHSAKKVNGKKLYELARQGKVIERQPAKVTLQVEILDYHYPYLNLRVKCSKGTYIRSLADDIGKKLGCGAHLSNLKRTRSGPFKVEDCLDGSQLFIASPDTQEISKALFYPAL; this is encoded by the coding sequence ATGATTAATCGTTCAGCAGACTCGATAACTCCTGACCCTCAAGGTATTTTGCTTATAGATAAGCCTATAGGCAAAACATCTTTTAGCCTCGTAGCGGCATTAAGACGTATTCTAGGAGTACGTAAAATCGGTCACGCCGGTACGCTCGACCCTTTTGCCACAGGCGTCATGGTTTTGCTCATCGGACGCAACATGACTAAGCTTTCCGATCGATTTCTATGCGAGGATAAAGAATACCTTGCTCAAGTGCATTTGGGAGAAGCTACTGATACCTACGATTGTGAAGGAACTATCACTTTCCAATCCCCTCTTGTTCCTACTCCCTCTGAAATTAAGGCTATTATCCAAGAATTTCAAGGAGAAATACAACAAATTCCCCCTATGCATTCTGCCAAAAAAGTTAATGGAAAAAAACTTTATGAACTGGCTAGACAAGGAAAAGTTATAGAACGCCAACCTGCCAAAGTGACTCTGCAAGTAGAGATATTAGATTATCACTATCCTTATCTAAATCTTCGGGTGAAATGTTCTAAAGGTACCTACATACGTAGTTTAGCTGATGATATAGGTAAAAAGCTAGGGTGCGGGGCTCATCTTTCCAATCTTAAAAGGACGCGTAGCGGGCCCTTTAAAGTCGAAGATTGCTTAGATGGCAGCCAATTATTTATTGCCTCCCCTGATACTCAAGAAATTAGCAAAGCTCTTTTTTACCCTGCTCTATAG